Part of the Vigna unguiculata cultivar IT97K-499-35 chromosome 3, ASM411807v1, whole genome shotgun sequence genome, ATGTACCAATAATTTGTGTACCATTCAGATGTGACATGACATAGTTCTCAATTTGGCTTTAGCATTTGTTTATTCAAGTGATTTTTGCTCGCAAAGCGTTTTTTGTCCTCAAAAGCTCTTCCCAGAACGTTAACAAAATTCTTGTCCTTTTCTTCCCTCATTATTTAGGAGGTTAAACTTCGTTTTGGCATCATTTTAAAAGACCGCTGTAAGATGAGCCTTGAACAACGCAACAGAACACTGGGGATTGGGCGGTGGAACTCATCCACTGAGTAATTTTGCTTGGGCAATTACTTCCTGCACCTCATCAAATTTTCACTACCACCCTATCAAAATGCTTCCAAAAAATGTTTTTCGTAAAAGAGGATTGGCTTCTGAAAAAAATATTCCGGAATTGTTTATTGTGTTTGGGAAAATAAATTCCGGAAGTTGTTGGATGGTGGAAGAAAATGATAAGGTGCATGAAGAAGCTGCCTTTTGTTTGTCGTGTGTATCATTTATGAACTGGCTACAGTGATATGTATAGGTGGGTTTACACAAATCCTTTATCTATtctaatctaataaaataatttcggGCGAGTTGAATTGaatttctttacttccttttcattctttctttgaatttatattttaaaccattgtttttggattttttagACAAGActattattacaaaattaaaaaatttaaaatttaaaaatataattttggtaaataaaattaaaataagttgaatagtagttatattattattgttttatcaatATCACGTAATTTTAGTCAAATTAAATCTTGGGTAAGACTGTTATTGAGATTGAATCAGTTCAATTTCAATAAATCATGAGAATTAGTTCAAAAGTAATTGGAGAATATATGACACAATTAACACCTTTAAAGGGAATAGAAATTGATTTGTTAATGAGTAATAATGAGATTTTTTATATGAAGGAACGATTAATTCATATACTTTTCGATGTAAATTTTCCTGATATATAAGAGTATAATACTTTTTAGCTTCTATGCATggtatttttaatctttttttatttatttcataagtgtagataaataattaaaaaattgtatacactcgatttattatgaataattagtACAAAAcccaaataaattataaaaatatatgactAATTTTCGGATCATTAATAAATAGTAATTTTAACATTGAGGAcggtaaaaattaaattactacAAAGCCCATATAACGTTGTGCCTCTCTTAATTTATAGTATGGTTCTCAGTTCTACGAATATATACAGAAATGTGAGTAAACACAAGTGATTAAAAATCTAgaattaattcattaaatacATCTTTCACTTTTTGATAATTCCCAAAAAAGATACTTAGAGAACATTGAAAATTGAAAGCGTAGAtctttaatttcatcttttttcttatgttttggTGTTCTAATTCTTTACAGGAATTCTTTTCAATTGTATTTTTTCCTTGTAACAAAAACCTCGTCTGTAACCAAGACCACATGTGCAGGGTCTTCAATCCTTTCTTCATTCAACCAACACTTGTTAGATTCTTATTTGTGACAGAATGTGTCAAGAGAATTTCTTTCAACAATGATGACAACTTTTATTTGTATGTATTTTCTGAGAAGTTGTCACATGTTCTTCATCCGAAATTATCAAAGCACCAAAAAATGCTAGTTTCTCGAATAAAGTGTTTTGCTGCATTAATACAAAGGTCCAAAAATTGTACCTGATTCATAACTATGTCCTCTGTGATAACACTCGAATTTAGTGAGGCATAAGACTAGCAGCACAGAGTGAGATACTCATTGAACAAAATTGGTTTTTTCAACATGGAAGTTTGAATCCCATGTATCTACCTGATACATAGTCTTTCCAAGTTCTAATCATTCCAAAGCTAGTCATTAGAACTACACTTAAAGTCATCACTATGCTAACCGAAAATACTATTATGGATGGTCTTCCATAGCTTTGAATTGCTCTCTGCACCACCAACAACCCAATAAGTGATGCAACAAAGCATATTATGGCCAACATTATGGCAGTCTCTATGTGATCCATGCCCAACAATAGGTACTGCAATGCTGACATGGTAGATGAGAAGAAAACCATGAAAGAACATGTTGCTGCTGTCACCTATACAACAAAATCATTTTGAGTGCTGAGTTAATGCCAGTTTATTATCCAAGCCACTGTAATCATCAGTGAGTTGATGGATTGGACTAGCCACTAATACCTAATGTTAATCATCATGATATGTTCCTTATgaaatctaagaaaaaaattattaatgtttgttCAAATATCAACTAATTTTCATCTCATTTAAGAAAATCATCCCAAAATACTGTTTATTCagttcatttttgttttctaattagTCTTCTGGTTCTTGTGATATCACAACCACACTTACTTTCAATGGaacaaattttcataaatttgaacttttcCATAAAGGGTAATTTAGAAATGATAAGAttgagaaaacatttttaatcaatatgtattttttttattatgttgaagATAGAAGGAAATACATCTTATGTTCATAAGTTCATGGAACTAACCTCAGGAGCTATTCCAACATGCAGAAGAAGTGGACTTATCAGCATTCCACCTCCAATTCCAAAGACACCACCCAATATCCCTGCTAGCAGTGCCATTATTGGAAAAATAAGCTTGTTTGATGGTCCTCTTGAGGACAGACATGGGTCCTGCATCGAATTTGACCGAATGAGGTTCTAACTTTAAGCAACATTCAAGAATTAATTTTCAGTGTATGATGTTTTAAAAACCTCGTGCATGAGATTTTGATCTTGATGGCTATCTTTTCTGTACACAATCCAAGCAGTGAAAAACAAGGCAAGAGGGATTTGAGCTGATGAAAGAATCCAGTATCCCACACCACATGGCTCCATTGGAATGATACtctattatttcaataattgCATCACAAGTTCAGTCATCAAATGCATATATATCCAAACTAGAGGAATTAATATCAATATCAGAAACCTTACCAAAAGTACATCTAGCAGCTATAATAGAATGAAAAGGACTTGAAATCACAAAACAAGACAGAAAAATAGACAACAGATTCTGAGGACCTCTCACCTTTTGCTTTTAAATGTTACTTAGCATCAAATTTCTCATCtaaagtttattaaattttgaagacGGTTTCCAAAACTCTACACTCTGCTCTATTAATATACCTTGCACCACCCTCCATCAGTTATTTGAGCAACTTTGCTTGAGTACTTACTCAAATAATTTTTGGAAAGTAGAAATTAAAGACACCCTCAGTCTCGAATTGAGTCAACTCTGGAACACTGTTCTTGTTATGCTTATTTATAACTTGACATTTATAAATCCAATTCTAATACCAATCTCACAAAAATCATAGTATCTCAAGTAAATTAACCAGGTTTAATGAATCTACAACATTAGTACATAAGGAAGAGCAAAATCTAACCTGTCCATATTTATTGCCACGAAGAAGATAAAGGGAGAAGAAAGTGAACCAGACCAAGAGTAAGACCACCAATTTCAGCCAAGGGATTCTAACCCTGATATTTTCTTCAGGAACCAGAACCTGTTCTTCAACACTTTTCatcccttctttttctttgttcccCTGCACTCCACCTTCCCTTTCTTCACCACTCCCATGTTCTAATAGTCCGTTTTCAAGCCCCTCAAATCCATCCCTTTTCCTCCTTTCTTCTGATTCAATCTTCCAAAACAACACCCCACTGTTGCAGGTCTTTGAGGTAGACCAAGTGAGAAAGACAGCAAACAACATAGTAATCAACCATTCTGGGAATACAAGGTTGCATATGACTCCAACACTCACTCCTAGCAGCATACACGGTTCTGACAAAAGTGCTATGTCATAGTCAATCAATGACTTGCCACCAAATTTAGGGCTTGTGGCACAAAGATTGCACATGACATTTGCAACAGACCCTCCTGTGACCATGAAAGCTGACAAACTTGAAGCTATTTTGAGGTCCAGCCCAGCCACAATAGTCAATATGGGAATGAAAAGTCCACCGCCACCAATGCCACCAGCACTGGATATAGAAGAAGCAATGAAGCACAACACTCCTGCCACCACTATAGGGCCTGAAAATTGAATCTCAGCTTCTTCGAATCCTTGTGCACCATTTCCCCATTCATATATTTTCTGTAAGAAATGGTTCCTGCCAAGGGTGTCTACAATAGTTTGTGCTTCTTCTGCATTACAAGGATTGAAGGAGATGAAGGTAAGAACAAAAAATGAGAGGCTGTGAAAAATCCTCATTCGTTTGAGAATTTGTAGAAATCTGCAAGGTGTTTGAATGAATAACTCAGTGTGCCAATGCCTTTATATAAGCATATAGATAATGGTAACAATGCCTTTCGAAAataaacacaaacaaatagggtCATACAAGACAATGATATGAAAATTgtctcaagaaaaaaatttgagattCTTTAAGGATTTGTACAGAGACATGCTGAGGGCAATGTTAAAAGGGTTGTTGGTTTCTTTGCTCTTGTAACTTAATTCCTTTAagatatgtttttattatctataataattcgttacacattttatatatttttattttatttttaattatatttcaaaatttaagaaaatataaataaattatttcagcACTAAAAGTAAATACACACTTAAATATTACAATCCATTACATATTACTCACATCATATATTTTctatgttaatatattataaatatttttatttatctaactATTAATATTAACTAGTTAATTTTAAGACAAccactttgtttttttcttgttttttttcccATTAAATTCGGAAAATTTTTAAGAGTTAAATTCAACTATGTAGTATTTTTAAGCCTTGTAATACCATTTTTAtgcattataaataaataagcatTGTTTTTTCAAAGCTATCGTAGAAAAATTTACCAATTTTTCAACAAACTAATAATACAATTTAGTAATAACTAAATTTTCTCATTGTTTTCTAATAAttaccaaatatatatatagtagtttcgtttttctttattattatactttaaatataGCAATGAACCTTACGTTTTTTACCATGCTAACACTCCTACAGTTTCCATTGTTATGTTTAGATATTTCAACTTTGTTTCCATTATCTCAAGCTGCAATTTTAATGTGTAGACATTTCAACGGTGTTCATATGTTCCACCTTTTCTTTTCCTCCTTTCCCCTTAAATTATATATCACTTATTATTgcatatattatctttttacaatttttttgtcaGAATTGATAAATATCCCTATACTTTATAGTTGATGTATTTagttcccattttttttttacaaataagaTGTATTTAGTTTCTGATAACAAGCATGTTTTGTATTGACAgttttatttaacttaaaagttgaaagtttaactaaaaacaaaaagactATTAATTAAGTGATAATTCACTAAAATATAAAGTTTGTATTGTATTTATCTATAATAACGTGTCTACATATCGTTATTCcagttttatctttatttattttaaaaattaattattttataaataatttacttttaactgttattttaaaaacttcttttgttttaaattattattttaaacacttattttttacatattttatttttttaattttatatttaacaactattttaaaaattaattatatattttttattaatttttaacttaaattttgataaaaattaaaaatacgaACACACATACATGACAACGTTTGTATTTTCGttagtatttataataaatatttattttagatgtagattaaaatttgtcaaacatTTGAATtgaacaataattattttttgttcattttttttaacctttgaGTTGTTTCCTTTTATGGATTACTCTATTATCATTTATTCCTTTTATGAGGTAATCCGTTTATAgtaaatttatttgaagtattccataatattaaatattgagtTACCACTTATATCTAAAGTACATTTTGActtcacagaaaaaaaaaaaagtaaaaacaaaatctAAGTGACAGTAGAAGTGAA contains:
- the LOC114179621 gene encoding sulfite exporter TauE/SafE family protein 2-like, whose amino-acid sequence is MRIFHSLSFFVLTFISFNPCNAEEAQTIVDTLGRNHFLQKIYEWGNGAQGFEEAEIQFSGPIVVAGVLCFIASSISSAGGIGGGGLFIPILTIVAGLDLKIASSLSAFMVTGGSVANVMCNLCATSPKFGGKSLIDYDIALLSEPCMLLGVSVGVICNLVFPEWLITMLFAVFLTWSTSKTCNSGVLFWKIESEERRKRDGFEGLENGLLEHGSGEEREGGVQGNKEKEGMKSVEEQVLVPEENIRVRIPWLKLVVLLLVWFTFFSLYLLRGNKYGQSIIPMEPCGVGYWILSSAQIPLALFFTAWIVYRKDSHQDQNLMHEDPCLSSRGPSNKLIFPIMALLAGILGGVFGIGGGMLISPLLLHVGIAPEVTAATCSFMVFFSSTMSALQYLLLGMDHIETAIMLAIICFVASLIGLLVVQRAIQSYGRPSIIVFSVSIVMTLSVVLMTSFGMIRTWKDYVSGRYMGFKLPC